From one Rosa rugosa chromosome 4, drRosRugo1.1, whole genome shotgun sequence genomic stretch:
- the LOC133742769 gene encoding calcium-dependent protein kinase 26, whose protein sequence is MEIANKIDIRQPSIRVYSCYRVASHFDTILEATQVGNLKDQYILGEQLGWGQFGVIRACSDKLTGEVLACKSIAKDRLVTHDDARSIKLEIEIMSRLSGHPNVVSLKAVYEDEHYVHLLMELCAGGELFHRLEKQGRYSETDARVLFRHLMHVVKYCHEKGVVHRDLKPENILLATKSSSSPIKLADFGLATYIKPGQKLHGTVGSPFYIAPEVLTGGYNQSADVWSAGVILYILLSGVPPFWGKTKSSIFDAVRAADLWFPPGPWGHISASAKQLIAEMLCVDPSRRLTAAQVLAHPWMEDCAQAHEELYNQNIRVFRQLQLDEDSFSPVSVGRNQDFSFGEGSPTTADGKLWHSPAFTCKSSFSSFLDENGTPCPASGGFSFSSCAYESSATEFSSPVPSMPSFTFFSPSSAEEQGNIPLRFKAKMSTSDPICGESNVEKLLELECSPAKCDDGELERKEFRRGGTSGLSRVAGIHSKRNHTIGLGELDQLNLIVTESVIRWASCTHIPTVPSLRLSLVC, encoded by the exons ATGGAAATAGCCAACAAAATCGACATTAGGCAGCCTTCAATTCGAGTCTACAGTTGTTACAGAGTGGCAAGCCATTTTGACACTATTCTTGAAGCAACCCAAGTGGGAAATTTGAAAGACCAGTATATTCTGGGTGAGCAATTGGGATGGGGGCAGTTTGGTGTCATAAGAGCATGTTCGGATAAGCTCACAGGTGAGGTATTGGCTTGTAAGTCTATTGCCAAAGATAGATTGGTCACGCATGATGATGCGCGCAGCATCAAGCTCGAAATTGAAATAATGTCTAGGTTGTCTGGGCATCCGAATGTTGTGAGTCTCAAGGCTGTTTATGAGGATGAACATTATGTGCATTTGTTGATGGAATTATGTGCTGGAGGGGAGCTTTTTCACCGGCTCGAGAAGCAAGGCAGATACTCGGAAACTGATGCTCGGGTTCTTTTTAGGCATCTGATGCATGTTGTTAAGTATTGTCATGAGAAGGGTGTTGTTCATAGAGATTTGAAGCCGGAAAACATTCTTTTGGCCACAAAATCTTCATCCTCACCAATTAAGTTGGCAGATTTTGGTCTTGCAACCTACATTAAACCAG GGCAGAAATTGCATGGCACTGTTGGAAGTCCATTTTACATAGCCCCTGAGGTACTTACAGGAGGTTATAACCAGTCTGCTGATGTGTGGAGTGCTGGAGTTATTCTTTACATTCTTCTTAGTGGAGTGCCTCCATTTTGGGGAAAGACGAAATCAAGTATTTTTGACGCCGTTAGGGCCGCAGATCTGTGGTTCCCTCCCGGTCCTTGGGGTCACATATCTGCTTCTGCCAAGCAGTTGATTGCTGAAATGCTTTGTGTTGATCCTTCCAGGAGGCTCACAGCTGCTCAGGTTCTAG CTCACCCATGGATGGAAGACTGCGCGCAAGCACATGAAGAACTGTACAACCAAAACATCCGCGTCTTCAGACAGCTGCAACTGGATGAAGATTCATTCTCCCCTGTATCCGTTGGCAGGAATCAGGACTTTAGCTTCGGTGAGGGTTCACCAACAACTGCTGATGGGAAACTGTGGCACTCACCTGCATTCACATGCAAATCATCTTTCTCCTCTTTCCTAGATGAGAACGGTACTCCTTGCCCTGCATCTGGAGGCTTTTCTTTCAGCAGCTGTGCTTATGAATCAAGTGCAACTGAGTTTTCTTCACCAGTTCCATCAATGCCTAGCTTTACCTTCTTCAGTCCAAGTTCTGCAGAAGAGCAAGGAAACATTCCATTGAGATTTAAAGCCAAAATGTCAACTTCGGATCCAATTTGTGGAG AGTCAAATGTGGAGAAGCTACTTGAGCTGGAATGCTCACCAGCTAAGTGTGATGATGGAGAACTAGAACGCAAAGAGTTTCGGAGAGGTGGAACAAGTGGGCTGTCCAGGGTTGCCGGAATTCACAGCAAAAGGAATCATACAATTGGACTTGGTGAGCTTGATCAGCTAAATCTCATTGTAACCGAATCAGTTATTCGTTGGGCATCATGCACTCATATTCCAACAGTCCCATCTCTTAGATTGTCACTCGTCTGCTAG